One window of the Pedobacter ginsengisoli genome contains the following:
- a CDS encoding peroxiredoxin, whose amino-acid sequence MSLRIGDAAPNFKAETSIGNIDFYDFLGDSWGVLFSHPADYTPVCTTELGRTASLKGEFEKRNVKVLALSVDSAESHKGWIKDINETQNTNVEFPIIADEDKKIADLYDMIHPNASETLTVRSLFIISPDKKVKLMLTYPASTGRNFNEVLRVIDSLQLTANYSVATPADWEDGEDVVVMNSIKTEDIPARFPKGHKVIKPYLRTTPQPNK is encoded by the coding sequence ATGAGTTTAAGAATAGGGGACGCAGCTCCCAATTTTAAGGCAGAAACTTCTATAGGTAACATCGATTTTTATGATTTTCTGGGTGATAGCTGGGGAGTTTTATTTTCTCACCCTGCAGACTATACCCCGGTATGTACAACAGAACTTGGACGTACTGCATCTTTAAAGGGAGAGTTTGAAAAAAGAAATGTTAAAGTATTGGCACTTAGTGTTGATTCTGCAGAGTCTCATAAAGGCTGGATTAAAGACATTAACGAAACTCAAAACACAAATGTTGAGTTTCCTATTATTGCAGATGAGGACAAGAAAATTGCAGATTTATATGACATGATTCACCCGAATGCTTCGGAAACCTTAACTGTACGCTCGTTGTTCATCATTTCTCCTGATAAAAAAGTTAAATTGATGCTAACGTATCCTGCTTCTACAGGACGTAATTTTAACGAGGTATTAAGAGTGATTGATTCATTGCAGCTTACTGCAAATTATAGTGTTGCAACTCCTGCTGATTGGGAAGACGGCGAAGATGTTGTTGTAATGAACAGTATTAAAACAGAAGATATTCCTGCAAGGTTCCCTAAAGGGCATAAAGTGATTAAACCTTATTTAAGAACTACACCACAACCTAATAAGTAA